One genomic segment of Nonomuraea coxensis DSM 45129 includes these proteins:
- a CDS encoding helix-turn-helix transcriptional regulator, which translates to MLALLRRVRDRIDREYAQPLDVDALARGVNMSSGHLSREFRRAYGESPYSYLMTRRIERAMALLRRGDLTVTEVCFEVGCSSLGTFSTRFAELVGVPPSTYRRLAAEATEGMPSCVAKQVTRPVRNREAPDAGPPLA; encoded by the coding sequence ATGCTCGCGCTGCTGCGCCGCGTCCGCGACCGCATCGACCGCGAGTACGCCCAGCCGCTGGACGTCGACGCGCTCGCCCGCGGCGTGAACATGTCGTCCGGGCACCTCAGCCGCGAGTTCCGGCGCGCCTACGGGGAGTCCCCCTACTCGTACCTGATGACGCGGCGCATCGAGCGCGCGATGGCGCTGCTGCGCCGCGGCGACCTCACCGTCACCGAGGTCTGCTTCGAGGTCGGCTGCTCCTCGCTCGGCACCTTCAGCACCCGCTTCGCCGAGCTGGTCGGCGTGCCGCCCAGCACCTACCGGCGGCTGGCGGCGGAGGCGACGGAGGGCATGCCGTCGTGCGTGGCCAAGCAGGTCACCAGGCCGGTCAGGAATCGAGAAGCACCGGACGCGGGGCCGCCGTTAGCGTGA
- a CDS encoding SH3-like domain-containing protein, translated as MAKPKFQVGDTVRVKDRTTLFHTRTQKFIRKRVGTVVAHRPEWVIPEDEAWDRMETGRKEPFYVIRFKQTELWPDYTGLAHDTLETEASESWLESVKG; from the coding sequence ATGGCCAAACCGAAGTTCCAGGTCGGCGACACGGTCAGGGTCAAGGACCGTACGACGCTCTTCCACACACGCACCCAGAAGTTCATCCGCAAGCGGGTCGGCACCGTCGTGGCGCACCGCCCGGAATGGGTGATCCCGGAGGACGAGGCATGGGACCGCATGGAGACCGGCCGCAAGGAGCCGTTCTACGTCATCCGGTTCAAGCAGACCGAGCTCTGGCCGGACTACACGGGCCTCGCGCACGACACCTTGGAGACCGAGGCCTCCGAGAGCTGGCTCGAATCGGTAAAGGGTTGA
- a CDS encoding SH3-like domain-containing protein, with product MSKVRYESVMTADRNLVPAEHEEFDSPYTIPNDRYAALTTILHDVGGEPDYPQALYGKGEEEWEMNTYLTCECLAWRGAWNAEMRRRAENDLGKTQYYGFPYYGRWITGAARVLVHKGLITTDELGDKIDEIRARLEKK from the coding sequence ATGTCGAAGGTTCGCTACGAGTCGGTGATGACGGCCGACCGGAATCTGGTCCCCGCGGAACACGAGGAATTCGATTCGCCGTACACGATCCCCAACGATCGCTATGCGGCTCTCACCACCATTCTTCACGACGTCGGCGGCGAGCCCGACTACCCGCAGGCCCTGTACGGGAAGGGTGAGGAGGAGTGGGAGATGAACACCTACCTCACCTGCGAATGCCTCGCCTGGCGCGGGGCGTGGAACGCCGAGATGCGGCGTCGCGCCGAGAACGACCTCGGCAAGACCCAGTACTACGGCTTCCCGTACTACGGCCGCTGGATCACAGGGGCGGCCCGGGTGCTGGTCCACAAAGGGTTGATCACGACGGACGAACTCGGCGACAAGATCGATGAAATCAGAGCCCGGCTGGAGAAGAAGTAA
- the lexA gene encoding transcriptional repressor LexA encodes MSQVTAYDDLDAFEHLNAAALPPRQQRILVAIRDWVVRHGYPPSTRELGRAVGLRSPSSVSKHLRSLEEKGFLRRAGTMTRPIDVRLFLREPARETAGDLVSVPVVGDIAAGTPILADQHVDDTLTLPRDLTGRGTVFALRVRGDSMIDAAICDGDLVVVRRQPEAHSGQIVAAMIDGEATVKVLRRRGGHVLLEPRNPAYDVIDGDEAVVLGVVVSVLRNV; translated from the coding sequence ATGTCGCAGGTGACCGCCTACGACGATCTCGACGCGTTCGAGCACCTGAACGCCGCGGCCCTGCCGCCGCGCCAGCAGCGGATCCTCGTGGCGATCCGCGACTGGGTGGTCCGGCACGGCTATCCGCCGAGCACCCGCGAGCTCGGCAGGGCGGTCGGGCTGCGTTCGCCGTCGTCGGTGTCGAAGCATCTGAGGAGCCTGGAGGAGAAGGGGTTCCTCCGCCGGGCCGGCACGATGACCCGCCCGATCGACGTGCGCCTGTTCCTGCGCGAGCCCGCGCGGGAGACGGCGGGCGACCTGGTGAGCGTGCCCGTGGTCGGCGACATCGCCGCGGGCACGCCCATCCTCGCCGACCAGCACGTGGACGACACGCTCACGCTGCCGCGCGACCTGACGGGCCGGGGCACCGTGTTCGCCCTGCGGGTGCGGGGCGACTCGATGATCGACGCCGCGATCTGCGACGGCGACCTCGTCGTGGTCCGCCGCCAGCCCGAGGCGCACTCCGGCCAGATCGTCGCCGCCATGATCGACGGCGAGGCCACCGTCAAGGTGCTCCGCCGCCGCGGCGGCCACGTCCTGCTCGAACCCCGCAACCCGGCCTACGACGTCATCGACGGCGACGAGGCCGTGGTGCTGGGCGTCGTGGTGTCGGTCCTGCGCAACGTGTAG
- a CDS encoding VOC family protein: protein MDVIINASFLPHDDAEATLAFYRDALGFEVRKDVGHGGMRWITVGPPAQPETSIVLFPPGADPGVTEEEQRVITEMMAKGTYGGILLATDDVDATFDRLQATGAEVMQEPTDQPYGVRDCAFRDPSGNMVRISRRE, encoded by the coding sequence ATGGACGTCATCATCAACGCGAGTTTCCTGCCGCACGACGACGCCGAGGCCACCCTCGCCTTCTACCGGGACGCCCTCGGCTTCGAGGTCCGCAAGGACGTCGGCCACGGAGGTATGCGCTGGATCACCGTCGGCCCGCCCGCCCAGCCCGAGACCTCGATCGTGCTCTTCCCGCCCGGCGCCGACCCCGGCGTCACCGAGGAGGAGCAGCGCGTCATCACCGAGATGATGGCCAAGGGGACCTACGGCGGCATCCTGCTGGCCACCGACGACGTGGACGCCACCTTCGACCGGCTGCAGGCCACCGGCGCCGAGGTGATGCAGGAGCCGACCGACCAGCCGTACGGGGTGCGCGACTGCGCCTTCCGCGACCCCTCGGGGAACATGGTCCGCATCAGCCGTCGCGAGTGA
- a CDS encoding maleylpyruvate isomerase family mycothiol-dependent enzyme, with amino-acid sequence MSSADTAIAALRTGHDELAGLVSGLTDDDLARPSAAAEWDVSQVLSHLGSGAEIGRTVLEAAIDKAPGPGHDFNQSVWDRWNAMTRRERADGFLRSDEALTALYESLDDATRDALRVDLGFLPAPVDIATLSRMRLSELALHSWDVRVAFDEHATLAPDATAALLHQGPDLFAWIGKVDRLDGRTLDIEVTTTAPGSVFALRLKPPISVGFDVPEQPDGTLALPAESWLRLISGRLAPRHTPDGVTTTGAADLDLLRRVFPGY; translated from the coding sequence ATGAGCAGCGCCGACACGGCCATCGCCGCACTGCGGACCGGACACGACGAGCTGGCCGGGCTGGTGTCCGGACTCACCGACGACGATCTGGCCAGGCCGTCGGCGGCGGCCGAATGGGACGTCTCGCAGGTCCTCAGCCATCTGGGCAGCGGCGCGGAGATCGGGCGGACCGTCCTGGAGGCCGCGATCGACAAGGCTCCCGGCCCCGGCCACGACTTCAACCAGAGCGTCTGGGACCGATGGAACGCCATGACCCGGCGCGAGCGCGCCGACGGCTTCCTCCGGTCCGACGAGGCCCTGACCGCGCTCTACGAGTCCCTGGACGACGCCACCCGCGACGCCCTCCGCGTCGACCTGGGCTTCCTGCCGGCCCCGGTCGACATCGCCACCCTGAGCCGGATGCGGCTCAGCGAGCTCGCCCTGCATTCCTGGGACGTGCGCGTCGCCTTCGACGAGCACGCCACGCTCGCCCCCGACGCGACGGCCGCCCTGCTGCACCAGGGGCCCGACCTGTTCGCCTGGATCGGCAAGGTCGACCGGCTCGACGGCCGCACCCTGGACATCGAGGTCACCACGACCGCCCCCGGCTCCGTCTTCGCGCTGCGGCTGAAGCCGCCGATCAGCGTCGGCTTCGACGTCCCCGAGCAGCCGGACGGCACCCTCGCCCTGCCCGCCGAGTCATGGCTGCGGCTGATCTCCGGCCGCCTCGCGCCGCGCCACACACCGGACGGCGTGACCACGACGGGCGCCGCCGACCTCGACCTGCTCCGCCGGGTGTTCCCCGGCTACTGA
- the scnC gene encoding thiocyanate hydrolase subunit gamma, whose translation MAKHHGDGHHDGHNAFEVSSKVSEFEILELAVRELAIEKGIFSAEDHRRFAEWAEGVGPHGGSKLVAKAWSDPAFKQRLLENGTEACKEVGIDWLQPTGVGTPSDYTFFYVLENTPQVHNVIVCTLCSCYPRPVLGMSPDWYRTPSYRRRMVRRPREVLAEFGLHLPADVEVRVHDSNQKSRFMVMPMRPEGTEGWSEEQLARIVTRDTMIGVALPRADRTSDAGSLAEQVR comes from the coding sequence ATGGCTAAGCACCACGGTGACGGTCATCACGATGGACACAACGCCTTCGAGGTCTCCTCGAAGGTGAGCGAGTTCGAGATCCTCGAGCTCGCGGTCCGCGAACTGGCCATCGAGAAGGGCATCTTCTCGGCCGAGGACCACCGCAGGTTCGCCGAGTGGGCCGAGGGCGTGGGCCCGCACGGCGGCTCGAAGCTCGTCGCGAAGGCGTGGTCGGACCCGGCCTTCAAACAGCGCCTGCTGGAGAACGGCACCGAGGCGTGCAAGGAGGTAGGGATCGACTGGCTGCAGCCCACGGGGGTGGGCACGCCGAGCGACTACACCTTCTTCTACGTCCTCGAAAACACCCCGCAGGTGCACAACGTGATCGTCTGCACGCTGTGCTCCTGCTACCCGCGGCCCGTTCTGGGCATGTCCCCCGACTGGTACCGCACGCCGAGCTACCGGCGCCGCATGGTCCGCCGCCCGCGCGAGGTGCTCGCCGAGTTCGGCCTGCACCTGCCGGCGGACGTCGAGGTGCGGGTGCACGACTCGAACCAGAAGTCACGGTTCATGGTCATGCCGATGCGCCCCGAGGGCACCGAGGGGTGGAGCGAGGAGCAGCTCGCCCGGATCGTCACCAGGGACACCATGATCGGGGTCGCCCTGCCCAGGGCCGACCGCACCTCGGACGCCGGTTCGCTCGCGGAACAGGTGAGGTGA